A window of Ictidomys tridecemlineatus isolate mIctTri1 chromosome 15, mIctTri1.hap1, whole genome shotgun sequence contains these coding sequences:
- the Tmem147 gene encoding BOS complex subunit TMEM147 isoform X1, with the protein MTLFHFGNCFALAYFPYFITYKCSGLSEYNAFWKCVQAGVTYLFVQLCKMLFLATFFPTWEGGIYDFIGEFMKASVDVADLIGLNLVMSRNAGKGEYKIMVAALGWATAELIMSRCIPLWVGARGIEFDWKYIQMSIDSNISLVHYIVASAQVWMITRYDLYHTFRPAVLLLMFLSVYKAFVMETFVHLCSLGSWTALLARAVVTGLLALSTLALYVAVVNVHS; encoded by the exons ATGACCTTGTTCCACTTCGGGAATTGCTTCGCCCTCGCCTATTTCCCCTACTTCATCACGTACAAGTGCAGCGGCCT GTCTGAGTACAACGCCTTCTGGAAATGCGTCCAGGCCGGGGTCACCTACCTCTTTGTGCAGCTATGCAAG ATGCTGTTCTTGGCCACTTTCTTCCCCACCTGGGAAGGTGGCATCTATGACTTCATTGGG GAGTTCATGAAGGCCAGCGTGGATGTGGCAGACCTAATAGGCCTAAACCTTGTCATGTCCCGGAATGCCGGCAAGGGGGAGTACAAGATCATGGTTGCTGCCCTGGGCTGGGCCACCGCAGAGCTCATTATGTCCCG CTGCATCCCCCTCTGGGTTGGAGCCCGGGGTATTGAGTTTGACTGGAAATACATCCAGATGAGCATTGACTCCAACATCAGTCTG GTCCATTACATCGTTGCCTCTGCCCAAGTCTGGATGATAACACGCTATGACCTGTACCATACCTTCCGGCCAGCTGTCCTCCTGCTGATGTTCCTTAGTGTCTACAAGGCCTTTGTCATGGA GACCTTCgtccacctctgctccctgggcAGCTGGACAGCACTGCTGGCCCGAGCAGTGGTAACAGGGCTGCTGGCCCTCAGCACTTTGGCCCTGTATGTCGCCGTTGTCAATGTGCACTCCTAG
- the Tmem147 gene encoding BOS complex subunit TMEM147 isoform X2: protein MLFLATFFPTWEGGIYDFIGEFMKASVDVADLIGLNLVMSRNAGKGEYKIMVAALGWATAELIMSRCIPLWVGARGIEFDWKYIQMSIDSNISLVHYIVASAQVWMITRYDLYHTFRPAVLLLMFLSVYKAFVMETFVHLCSLGSWTALLARAVVTGLLALSTLALYVAVVNVHS, encoded by the exons ATGCTGTTCTTGGCCACTTTCTTCCCCACCTGGGAAGGTGGCATCTATGACTTCATTGGG GAGTTCATGAAGGCCAGCGTGGATGTGGCAGACCTAATAGGCCTAAACCTTGTCATGTCCCGGAATGCCGGCAAGGGGGAGTACAAGATCATGGTTGCTGCCCTGGGCTGGGCCACCGCAGAGCTCATTATGTCCCG CTGCATCCCCCTCTGGGTTGGAGCCCGGGGTATTGAGTTTGACTGGAAATACATCCAGATGAGCATTGACTCCAACATCAGTCTG GTCCATTACATCGTTGCCTCTGCCCAAGTCTGGATGATAACACGCTATGACCTGTACCATACCTTCCGGCCAGCTGTCCTCCTGCTGATGTTCCTTAGTGTCTACAAGGCCTTTGTCATGGA GACCTTCgtccacctctgctccctgggcAGCTGGACAGCACTGCTGGCCCGAGCAGTGGTAACAGGGCTGCTGGCCCTCAGCACTTTGGCCCTGTATGTCGCCGTTGTCAATGTGCACTCCTAG